ATGGCCCTCCTGCAAGCTCAATACTTCACCAGCAATCGTTTCTTTTGTACAAGACATTTTTGATTGCGGGAACCAACGCTCACTTGCAACAATGCCGGGTGTCACCATGATGCCAAAATGCACATCACCATTGGGTTTTAGTATTACATTGCTGTCCATGCCGCCGTCAGATCGGTCGACCTTGATTTTGCAATTGCCAATGTTCTTCCATTTGCCTGTGTAAGAATTTGTGCTGTATTTTGCTCCTTCTCTGAGGAAACGTGTTCCGTTTAAGGTTCCATCTGATTTCCAAGTTTCCAGCTGAAGTTGACCAATTGGGATTCTTTTCTTGCTTCCTTGGCTCACTATTAGGTATGTGCCAGTATTGGGCTCATTGCAAAATCCATCGACATTGGGGTTTGCCTTTGATGGTTCACTCAAAAGTGGCACAAGGAGTAGTCTAAGCAAAGGAATAGATAGCCATTCCTTGATGGGTAAATTGCAATTTAGATTTGATTTCAACATTCCATCTGCCGTAAAGAAGACTGAATTGAAATGATGCTCTACTTTCACCCGAAATAATTCAGGTGTGATCCTTTCATCAACTATTCTACGGTTTTGCTCCCATGCCTCATCCGATGCTTACCAATATGTAGAACTACGACGACTGAGACAAATGACGATTGTTTTCGTCACTTAACAATCGTCATCAAAACTCATGATTTTGACCTCTCCCATCATCCCCATGAGTGGGTCTTTTGCTTGCCTACCGACCAGCGGTAAAGCCTAGGCATTGCACTCCATCTAATGAATGCCCCAAGTTGCGTCGTCTTTCCCTGAGCGCTTCTGGCTTATGAATCTCTGTTGCTGTTTTGCCTGCCATTGGATCAGAAGACGTTGGTGCTGATGATCTTGGTGAGAAGAGCGTCAGCCTGAAGGACTTGGTCTAAGCAACAAAGGCATAGCGCCAGCTCTAACAACACCAAACCAAGCAGGCATTGGAGGGTTGTTGCTTTTCTCTGTTGCCTATATCAGCGTTTGGTGTCTTGATGCACTCGCCTGCGTCAACTTTGTTGATCATCACCATCATCACTCCATCCCGGCTTCAACGTCAGCGGCACATAGTGGAGTGCCTTGTTTCGGTCGGTGGCAGTCATAAGTGAAGTACTAACCGCCAATTTGCTCCCGTATAAACCGACTGAAAAGTTCCTTAAACCGTACCTCTCTTGACGGCTTGCCCATCTTCCTGACGGAACGAAGCAGGCATAGACCGTTTTGGTCCCTCTCGGAGACACCCATGACCACCACCACACTCCGTTACAACGGCAGAGCTTTTATCTACGCACCAACCAGCCTTGTCGCCAGAGATGGTGAAGAACACGGCAATGTGTACGCCAAAGAGCCGCGTCTGGAATTGGCCACACCAAATGCTGGTTGGGGCTTCCACGAGCGAGCAGAAAAGCTCATTGGTCGCCTAGCAATGATTGGATTCGTCGCTGCGACAGCGACAGAACTGATCAGCGGTGAGGGCTGGCTGCGCACCATTGGGCTTTAACCCTGTACTCATCGATGTATTCAGCCCACTGATGATGCAATGGGACAAGAAGTTGATTGATCCAAAAGCAATCGCCATCAACTGCCCCGCCACGAGCGGGGTTTTTAATGCTGCAGGGAATGCTTTGAGGAGTAGCCACTTCCCAATGCTCTCGACACTCGCATGACGCTGGCTCTGCTTCAGGAGCTACTCATGGCATACACGTAAGGAATCAAGGCATCACTCCCTACCCATCCTTCTTCGTTGATGATGGT
The Synechococcus sp. CC9311 DNA segment above includes these coding regions:
- a CDS encoding high light inducible protein; the protein is MTTTTLRYNGRAFIYAPTSLVARDGEEHGNVYAKEPRLELATPNAGWGFHERAEKLIGRLAMIGFVAATATELISGEGWLRTIGL